One segment of Spiroplasma kunkelii CR2-3x DNA contains the following:
- a CDS encoding pentapeptide repeat-containing protein, which yields MKTLKDMIKDLTGVTVEKEKLNQYLESERLDLEDANLWGANLKDANLKGADLEGANLKGAYLCGIKITKKQLEQLTI from the coding sequence ATGAAAACATTAAAAGATATGATTAAAGATTTAACAGGAGTTACTGTTGAAAAAGAAAAATTAAATCAATATTTAGAAAGTGAAAGATTAGATTTAGAAGATGCTAATTTATGAGGTGCTAATTTAAAAGATGCTAATTTAAAAGGTGCTGATTTAGAAGGTGCTAATTTAAAAGGTGCTTATTTATGTGGTATTAAAATCACAAAAAAACAATTAGAACAATTAACTATTTAG
- a CDS encoding recombinase RecT: MITELQQYIKGAIIKYELKVNDKYLKENILALEELKMKNGQSYMQLVNTADNTKITALGIIKLSNKGLIFGKDFNIIPFKNKLTTVIDSKVYCKRIEESGYSPRKAIIFKGEKFEWDSLNSCPKIHEINFNANTSDYNEIIGAYAFAKDKNGNYQGILLRKADIERLKNSSPSGNSEYSPWNKWPKEMVEAKLYRKLALEIGLDISDIDLDEKEIKEDGNFEYISFKDINVAKNKGQISDEPLSNNIKYPILSRNSRHKW; the protein is encoded by the coding sequence ATGATAACTGAATTACAACAATATATTAAAGGTGCAATTATTAAATATGAATTAAAAGTTAATGATAAATATTTAAAAGAAAATATTTTAGCACTTGAAGAATTAAAAATGAAAAATGGACAAAGTTATATGCAGTTAGTTAATACTGCTGATAATACTAAAATTACAGCATTAGGTATTATTAAATTAAGTAATAAAGGGTTAATTTTTGGAAAAGATTTTAATATTATTCCATTTAAAAATAAATTAACTACTGTTATTGATAGTAAAGTTTATTGTAAAAGAATTGAAGAATCAGGATATAGTCCAAGAAAAGCAATTATTTTTAAAGGTGAGAAATTTGAATGAGATAGTTTAAATTCATGTCCTAAAATACATGAAATTAATTTTAATGCAAATACTAGTGATTATAATGAGATTATTGGTGCTTATGCTTTTGCAAAAGATAAAAATGGTAATTATCAAGGTATTTTATTAAGAAAAGCAGATATTGAACGATTAAAAAATAGTAGTCCGAGTGGAAATAGTGAATATTCACCTTGAAATAAATGACCAAAAGAAATGGTTGAAGCAAAATTATATCGTAAATTAGCATTAGAGATAGGGCTTGATATATCTGATATTGATTTAGATGAAAAAGAAATTAAAGAAGATGGTAATTTTGAATATATTTCATTTAAAGATATTAATGTCGCCAAAAATAAGGGGCAAATTAGCGATGAACCATTATCAAATAATATAAAATACCCCATCTTATCCAGAAATAGCAGACACAAATGATAA
- a CDS encoding site-specific DNA-methyltransferase — MQDPNCSNIQYQIRKRELEFLQGEFIDSFDIPSYFKEWMWIIKKPNFIIYLSKQQLKEYLIEIENYNLKFELIIYQKTNDAPSNNAYRKDKELCLYIYNKPISYSNVWNQDMQTVYQITNSNNQFIGKIKHPTVKDINLIKLQINKHSKVGDTVLDCFLGSGTTAIACEQLSWHWIGIEINKKYYKLAKQRLNSIQTTLFF; from the coding sequence ATGCAAGATCCTAATTGTTCTAATATTCAATATCAAATTCGGAAAAGAGAACTTGAATTTTTACAAGGTGAATTTATTGATAGTTTTGATATACCATCATATTTTAAAGAATGAATGTGAATTATTAAAAAACCAAATTTTATAATTTATTTATCAAAACAACAATTAAAAGAATATTTAATTGAAATTGAAAATTATAATTTAAAATTTGAATTAATAATTTATCAAAAAACAAATGATGCACCTAGTAATAATGCATATCGTAAAGATAAAGAATTATGTTTATATATTTATAATAAACCAATTTCTTATAGTAATGTTTGAAATCAAGATATGCAGACTGTTTATCAAATAACAAATAGTAATAATCAATTTATAGGAAAAATTAAACATCCTACTGTTAAAGATATTAATTTAATTAAATTACAAATTAATAAACATAGTAAAGTTGGCGATACTGTATTAGATTGTTTTTTAGGAAGTGGAACAACTGCTATTGCTTGTGAACAATTAAGTTGGCATTGAATTGGTATAGAAATTAATAAAAAATATTATAAATTAGCAAAACAAAGATTAAATAGCATCCAAACTACATTATTTTTTTAA
- a CDS encoding Panacea domain-containing protein: protein MENYGVKNIANYVLKFFYDKEYTDDEFSSLEITNLKMQKVLYFLYGFYFSETGKSLFSDDFIAWKYGPVIKEIYDINKNNITNPYENLRKDIYSNYDFNIKNINWEIIDNILNNIIKLSSWYLVNMSHKKNTPWEKTKENEIISKDLIHDYFKNKELKEK, encoded by the coding sequence ATGGAAAATTATGGAGTAAAAAACATTGCTAATTATGTATTAAAATTTTTTTATGATAAAGAATATACAGATGATGAATTTTCATCATTAGAAATTACTAATTTAAAAATGCAAAAAGTATTGTATTTTTTATATGGTTTTTATTTTTCAGAAACTGGAAAAAGTTTGTTTTCAGATGATTTTATTGCATGAAAATATGGACCAGTAATAAAAGAAATATATGATATTAATAAAAATAATATAACCAATCCTTATGAAAACTTAAGAAAAGATATTTATTCAAATTATGATTTTAATATAAAAAATATTAATTGAGAAATTATTGATAATATTTTAAATAATATTATAAAACTATCTTCTTGATATTTAGTAAATATGAGTCATAAAAAAAATACACCCTGAGAAAAAACAAAAGAAAATGAAATTATTTCTAAAGATTTAATTCATGATTATTTTAAAAATAAAGAACTTAAAGAAAAATAA
- a CDS encoding lipoprotein → MKRLLSLLGSLVIAGSGTSGLISCKNPYIESECERNDKGNWHQLCLIDFPFKDIDNNYYITIWRTSNNDDWKISMFKYETEDIIIDQKDNFNLEINSDISNTPQLLINKISNNKKYLIKEWLKDFNNDFFKWLYVWKENSIPNIPNIDKDGNIV, encoded by the coding sequence ATGAAAAGATTATTAAGTTTATTAGGTAGTTTAGTAATTGCAGGTTCAGGTACATCAGGTTTAATAAGTTGTAAAAATCCATATATTGAATCTGAATGTGAAAGAAACGATAAAGGAAATTGACATCAATTATGCCTTATTGATTTCCCATTCAAAGATATAGATAATAATTATTATATAACAATATGAAGAACATCAAATAATGATGATTGAAAAATAAGTATGTTTAAATACGAAACAGAAGATATAATTATTGATCAAAAAGATAATTTTAATCTTGAAATTAATAGTGATATTTCAAATACTCCACAATTATTAATTAATAAAATTAGTAATAATAAAAAATATCTTATTAAAGAATGATTAAAGGATTTTAATAATGATTTTTTTAAATGATTATATGTATGAAAAGAAAATTCTATTCCAAATATTCCAAATATTGATAAAGATGGAAATATTGTTTAG
- a CDS encoding UPF0236 family transposase-like protein codes for MELKQNLLENYKENKTIETQNEVKNLLINRDNEIFKLYQQGQILQGYKVVSKLPKTIQTEYGNIPIKRRRYIKYEEENKKYINRYPLDEELGLKKYKRVEKNLRDKYISFLGDGKRYKDILHTTENANISEKTISNIFKNANLEKIDYISNKNNNKIKIPNNVLYIQIDGAFVPMRENKKRVEKKIFFSTMHIEVLLDFLICHLPYVIDNKKKFLLETIELIKNNKDGIENQALEYNIGCHVEGDVSHYIKAVKGQGAKIYCKEIFNNMLIYSMLRLNSKINEVKIDKTTKNKEKIKFNIFNLNQKQNQFLSL; via the coding sequence ATGGAGTTAAAACAGAATTTGTTAGAAAATTATAAAGAAAATAAAACAATCGAGACACAAAATGAAGTTAAAAATTTATTAATTAATAGAGATAATGAGATATTTAAATTATATCAACAAGGACAAATATTACAAGGATATAAGGTTGTATCAAAATTACCAAAAACAATTCAAACAGAGTATGGAAATATTCCTATAAAAAGACGAAGATATATTAAATATGAAGAAGAAAATAAAAAATATATAAATCGTTACCCCTTAGATGAGGAATTAGGTTTAAAAAAATATAAAAGAGTTGAAAAGAATTTAAGAGATAAATATATCTCTTTTTTAGGTGATGGAAAAAGATATAAAGATATTTTGCATACAACAGAAAATGCTAATATTAGTGAAAAAACAATATCTAATATTTTTAAGAATGCCAATTTAGAAAAAATTGACTATATTAGCAATAAAAATAACAATAAAATTAAAATTCCAAATAATGTTTTATATATTCAAATTGACGGAGCTTTTGTTCCTATGCGAGAAAATAAAAAAAGAGTTGAAAAGAAAATATTTTTTTCAACTATGCATATTGAAGTCTTATTAGATTTTTTAATTTGTCATTTGCCCTATGTTATTGACAACAAAAAGAAATTTTTATTAGAAACCATTGAATTAATTAAAAATAATAAAGATGGAATTGAAAATCAAGCATTAGAATATAATATTGGTTGTCATGTAGAGGGTGATGTTTCACATTATATTAAAGCTGTTAAAGGACAAGGGGCAAAAATATATTGTAAAGAAATATTTAATAATATGTTAATTTATTCAATGTTAAGACTTAATAGCAAAATTAACGAAGTTAAAATTGATAAAACTACTAAAAATAAAGAAAAAATTAAATTTAATATTTTTAATTTAAATCAAAAACAAAATCAATTTTTATCTTTATAA
- a CDS encoding spiroplasma phage ORF1-like family protein has translation MINGILIFYKKDLKYYQQFNGQFDLSKFLQLFFASALVPVFQNRSSFIENGYIDNLQYDTVLVNFFAFKLQNFNNILLSENINDKLQFDKLLNSMFKIGSIYYFEVFNKIK, from the coding sequence ATGATAAATGGTATTTTGATTTTTTACAAGAAAGATTTAAAATATTATCAACAGTTTAACGGTCAATTTGATTTATCTAAGTTTTTACAGTTGTTTTTTGCAAGTGCTTTGGTGCCAGTGTTTCAAAATCGTAGTTCGTTTATTGAAAATGGTTATATTGATAATTTGCAATATGATACTGTTTTAGTTAACTTTTTTGCGTTTAAATTACAAAATTTTAATAATATTTTGTTGAGTGAAAATATTAATGATAAATTACAATTTGATAAATTATTAAATAGTATGTTTAAGATTGGTAGTATATATTATTTTGAGGTTTTTAATAAAATTAAGTAA
- a CDS encoding nitroreductase family protein, producing MSVQEAAKFRKAIKIYDKTKAVSESDLKTILTTGALAPSSNGLEPVKVIIIKDQKLKEQAALNCFMPGNQQKVKDAPILALLLGANGDYLTSEEFLTNRLERIFNGETLKTNVRGMSNYLKSYPSPDMFSDEQTHLVASFMALQAAELKIGSSIMGGITPLQATSFFTKHNIVDPTKWHLSLGMLFGYYNDNVKGTSFPRLRIAEDEFVSIF from the coding sequence ATGAGCGTACAAGAAGCAGCAAAGTTTCGAAAAGCAATTAAAATCTATGATAAAACAAAAGCAGTTAGTGAAAGTGATTTAAAAACAATTTTAACAACTGGAGCCTTAGCACCTAGTTCTAATGGCTTAGAACCAGTAAAAGTTATTATTATCAAAGATCAAAAATTAAAAGAACAAGCAGCATTAAACTGTTTTATGCCTGGCAATCAGCAAAAAGTAAAGGATGCCCCAATTTTAGCATTACTATTAGGAGCAAATGGTGATTATTTAACATCTGAAGAATTTTTAACCAATCGCTTAGAACGAATTTTTAATGGTGAAACATTAAAAACAAATGTGCGAGGAATGAGTAATTACTTAAAAAGTTATCCAAGTCCAGATATGTTTTCGGATGAGCAAACACATCTTGTCGCTAGTTTTATGGCATTACAAGCTGCTGAATTAAAAATTGGTTCAAGTATTATGGGCGGAATTACGCCACTGCAAGCAACCTCATTTTTTACAAAACATAATATTGTGGACCCAACAAAATGACATTTATCGTTAGGAATGCTATTTGGATATTATAATGACAATGTTAAAGGAACAAGTTTCCCTCGCTTACGAATTGCTGAGGATGAATTTGTTAGCATTTTTTAA
- the leuS gene encoding leucine--tRNA ligase — MEFSHKAIEQKWQQYWEEHQTFKTTNNSEQKAYILDMFPYPSGAGLHVGHPKGYVATDVISRMRKLQGYDVLHPIGWDAFGLPAEQYALQTGNDPAEFTFQNIANFRNQLKALGFSYDYKKEVNTSSPEFFKTTQLIFELLYQNGLAEMRDVDVNWCPELATVLANEEVLNINGKMVSERGHFPVFKKPMRQWVLKITAYAEKLLAGLDEVDWPESVKELQRNWIGKSVGVEIKFAVQNNPEIINVFTTRADTIFGVEYLVLAPEHPLVSKLITPEYEAAVTKFLAATKAKTDLDRQDISKEKNGIFIGSYAINPINEKLIPIWIADYVLPFYATGAVMAVPGHDERDYLFALKYHLPISYVIEGEHHNKLQNKDGKHINSDFLNGLRTEEATKKAIDVLTAVGKAKVKTTYKLRDWLFSRQRYWGEPFPIIHWEDGSISLVDETELPLELPKMTNIKLSQTGESPLANATEWLTVIDSTGKKGRRETNTMPQWAGSCWYYLAYILMEDKQLLDLRSVKAQALLKKWLPVDLYVGGQEHAVLHLLYSRFWHKFLYDQKLVPTSEPFYKLVNQGMILGTDGLKMSKSKGNVINPDDIIKSHGADTLRLYEMFMGPIEASLPWNSNGLDSARKWLDRVYRLIKNNNFSQDNNHELDFFYHRMVKNSKEMLEKLSFNTAISQLMVFINACYKIKGPIYQPYFEGFTKMLSLFAPHLAEEIWTKLNQPSSVALSTWPKYDEKYLQKNEVIIAVQVNGKLFAKLEVPLDTSAEKLSALAKANSNVQTFLDKHEIIKEIIIKNKIVNFVIK; from the coding sequence ATGGAATTTTCGCATAAAGCAATTGAACAAAAATGACAACAATATTGAGAAGAACATCAAACTTTTAAAACAACAAATAATTCAGAGCAAAAAGCTTATATTTTAGATATGTTTCCATACCCATCAGGAGCAGGTTTACATGTTGGACATCCAAAAGGATATGTTGCAACTGATGTAATTAGTCGTATGCGAAAATTGCAAGGTTATGATGTTTTGCATCCAATTGGTTGAGATGCATTTGGTTTACCAGCTGAACAATATGCTTTACAAACAGGGAATGATCCAGCAGAATTTACTTTTCAAAACATTGCTAATTTTCGTAACCAATTAAAAGCACTTGGCTTTAGTTATGACTATAAAAAAGAAGTTAATACCTCTTCACCAGAGTTTTTTAAAACAACACAATTAATTTTTGAATTATTATATCAAAATGGATTAGCTGAGATGCGTGATGTTGATGTTAATTGATGTCCTGAATTAGCCACAGTCTTAGCTAATGAAGAAGTATTAAATATTAATGGAAAAATGGTTTCTGAACGTGGACATTTTCCAGTTTTTAAAAAACCAATGCGACAATGGGTTTTAAAAATTACTGCCTATGCAGAAAAATTATTAGCAGGATTAGATGAAGTTGATTGGCCAGAATCAGTTAAAGAGTTACAACGAAATTGAATTGGAAAATCAGTTGGTGTTGAAATTAAGTTTGCGGTCCAAAATAATCCAGAAATTATTAATGTTTTTACAACCCGTGCTGATACAATTTTTGGTGTTGAGTATCTTGTTTTAGCACCTGAACATCCATTAGTCTCAAAATTAATAACACCTGAATATGAAGCTGCTGTTACAAAATTTTTAGCAGCAACAAAAGCAAAAACTGACTTAGATCGGCAAGATATTAGTAAAGAAAAAAATGGAATTTTTATTGGTAGTTATGCTATTAATCCAATCAATGAAAAGCTTATTCCAATTTGAATTGCTGATTATGTGTTACCATTTTATGCAACTGGTGCTGTGATGGCTGTGCCAGGTCATGATGAACGGGATTATTTATTTGCTTTAAAATATCATTTACCAATTAGTTATGTTATTGAAGGAGAACATCATAATAAATTACAAAATAAAGATGGTAAACATATTAATTCTGATTTTTTGAATGGTTTAAGGACAGAAGAAGCAACAAAAAAAGCAATTGATGTTTTAACAGCAGTTGGAAAAGCGAAAGTTAAAACTACTTATAAACTTCGTGATTGGTTATTTTCTCGTCAAAGATATTGAGGAGAACCTTTTCCAATTATCCATTGAGAAGACGGTTCAATTAGTTTAGTTGATGAAACAGAATTACCGTTAGAATTACCAAAAATGACAAATATTAAACTATCACAAACGGGAGAATCACCATTAGCTAATGCCACAGAATGATTAACTGTTATTGACAGTACTGGAAAAAAAGGACGCCGAGAAACTAATACGATGCCGCAATGAGCGGGTAGTTGTTGATATTATTTAGCTTATATTTTAATGGAAGATAAGCAACTGTTAGACTTACGTAGTGTTAAAGCACAAGCTTTGTTAAAAAAATGATTACCAGTTGATTTATATGTTGGTGGCCAAGAACATGCTGTTTTGCATTTATTATATTCACGTTTTTGACATAAATTTTTATATGACCAAAAATTAGTTCCAACTTCTGAACCATTTTATAAATTAGTTAATCAAGGAATGATTTTAGGTACAGATGGTTTAAAAATGAGTAAATCAAAAGGAAATGTGATTAATCCTGATGATATTATTAAATCACATGGGGCTGATACATTACGTTTATATGAAATGTTTATGGGACCAATTGAAGCATCATTGCCTTGAAATTCAAATGGGTTAGATTCAGCACGAAAATGATTAGATCGCGTTTATCGTCTTATTAAAAATAATAATTTTTCACAAGATAATAATCATGAGTTAGATTTTTTTTATCATAGAATGGTTAAAAACAGCAAAGAAATGTTAGAAAAATTAAGTTTTAATACAGCAATTTCACAACTAATGGTCTTTATTAATGCTTGTTATAAAATAAAAGGTCCAATTTATCAACCATATTTTGAAGGGTTTACTAAAATGTTAAGTTTGTTTGCTCCACATTTAGCAGAAGAAATTTGAACAAAATTAAATCAACCATCATCAGTTGCATTGTCAACATGGCCAAAATATGATGAAAAATATTTACAAAAAAATGAGGTTATAATTGCAGTTCAAGTTAATGGTAAATTATTTGCTAAATTAGAAGTACCACTTGATACATCAGCAGAAAAATTATCAGCTTTGGCTAAAGCTAATAGCAATGTTCAAACCTTTTTAGATAAGCATGAGATTATTAAAGAAATTATTATTAAAAATAAAATTGTTAATTTTGTTATAAAATAA
- a CDS encoding TMEM164 family acyltransferase, with product MKFVCSSNGPWGFFDPAGSYLPRAYWTDQWFFKGHNYVFQLVGISIFILIIGSLFVCKKYYAKTVNWQWFRISIGIYQIITYFLTYAIWVTYLAVVLKTEWIWGPVGPSQIRGLSEVMPLHLCSLHQLLSGFILIFPSRKFFEVVAPSAIVLPILAIITPVNGYWSLDNFFYYNYFILHTLIIFAYLYVYKYGLVEKPYSGLLFKWQLLWLTLFSVIAVIWDWIFKTNQLFVGPSSGEPWNNGGFNVGGWNTNFIGAKYMWPFAWLPMFFLGIVIVSLTHILLFYIPQSFLYDKKTKKLESVSRGICNKFHTKEGLTYITFTFKYIFWSDNKIHHYLNQTNLLKFTDIELLTIRNKNHS from the coding sequence ATGAAATTTGTTTGTTCTAGCAATGGACCATGAGGTTTTTTTGACCCAGCAGGTTCATATCTGCCAAGGGCTTATTGAACTGACCAGTGATTTTTTAAAGGTCATAATTATGTCTTTCAATTAGTTGGCATTAGTATTTTTATTTTAATTATTGGTTCATTATTTGTTTGCAAAAAGTATTATGCAAAAACTGTTAATTGACAATGGTTTCGAATTTCAATCGGGATTTATCAAATTATAACTTATTTCTTAACATATGCGATTTGAGTAACTTATTTAGCAGTTGTTTTAAAAACAGAGTGAATTTGAGGACCGGTGGGACCTTCGCAAATTCGTGGTTTAAGTGAAGTTATGCCATTACACTTATGTAGTTTACACCAGTTATTATCGGGCTTTATTTTAATTTTTCCTAGTCGAAAATTTTTTGAAGTTGTTGCTCCTTCAGCAATTGTTTTACCAATTTTAGCAATTATAACGCCGGTTAATGGTTATTGAAGTTTAGATAATTTCTTTTACTATAATTACTTTATTCTTCATACATTAATTATTTTTGCTTATTTATATGTTTATAAATATGGTTTAGTGGAAAAGCCTTATAGTGGTTTATTATTTAAATGACAGTTATTATGATTAACATTATTTTCTGTTATTGCAGTAATTTGAGATTGAATTTTTAAAACAAACCAATTATTTGTGGGGCCAAGTAGCGGTGAACCATGAAACAATGGTGGTTTTAATGTTGGTGGTTGAAATACAAACTTTATTGGTGCAAAATATATGTGGCCATTTGCTTGATTACCAATGTTTTTCTTAGGAATTGTAATTGTTTCATTAACCCACATTTTATTATTTTATATACCACAAAGTTTTTTATATGATAAAAAAACAAAAAAATTAGAATCTGTTTCTCGCGGCATATGTAATAAATTTCATACTAAAGAAGGATTAACTTACATTACCTTTACTTTTAAATATATTTTTTGATCAGATAATAAAATTCATCATTATCTTAATCAAACTAATTTATTAAAATTTACTGATATTGAATTATTAACAATTCGCAATAAGAATCATAGTTAG
- a CDS encoding NAD(+)/NADH kinase translates to MVKYAIIANDYQESTQLVNKISKLLQENQLKEDLSNPQYVFIIGGDGTLLRAVNKFQDIIDKVFFIVIKSGSLGFYANYDENTYTKAIKAIINNKVHIRQMPLLEIKYNGNLIRYALNEAKVVDHVKTIRTDIYVNNDLLEHFRGSGLVFATKTGSTGYMRAINGSIIASNISTLWQLKEIAPVANSTFSTINASIILDQDQIIRLNDELKGKSLVIDTYESKILSSDVELKISQKTLNLCYDKENDLSLIAKMKLLFAHCNDNRGDD, encoded by the coding sequence ATGGTTAAATATGCAATTATTGCAAATGATTATCAAGAATCAACACAGTTAGTTAATAAAATTAGTAAACTTTTACAAGAAAATCAATTAAAAGAAGATCTTAGTAACCCACAGTATGTTTTTATCATTGGCGGGGATGGAACTTTATTAAGAGCGGTTAATAAATTTCAAGATATTATTGATAAAGTTTTTTTTATTGTAATTAAATCTGGTTCATTAGGATTTTATGCCAACTATGATGAAAATACTTATACTAAAGCAATTAAAGCAATTATTAATAATAAAGTTCATATTCGCCAAATGCCATTATTAGAAATTAAATATAATGGTAATCTTATTCGCTATGCATTAAATGAAGCAAAAGTTGTTGACCATGTTAAAACAATTCGTACTGACATTTATGTTAATAATGATTTGTTGGAGCATTTCCGGGGAAGTGGGCTTGTTTTTGCAACTAAAACTGGTTCAACAGGTTATATGCGAGCAATTAATGGTTCGATTATTGCATCTAATATTTCCACTCTATGGCAATTAAAAGAAATTGCTCCGGTGGCAAATTCAACTTTTTCCACAATTAACGCTTCAATTATTTTAGACCAAGATCAAATAATAAGGTTAAATGATGAGTTGAAAGGAAAAAGTTTAGTTATTGATACTTATGAATCAAAAATTTTAAGTTCCGATGTAGAGTTAAAAATTAGTCAAAAAACATTGAACTTATGCTATGATAAAGAAAATGATTTGAGTCTAATTGCGAAAATGAAGTTATTATTTGCTCATTGCAATGATAACAGAGGAGATGATTAA
- a CDS encoding PTS transporter subunit EIIB, which translates to MQTEYIIIIIVAMILMLLFILMMIFRKKIFNFQKILVPKQALSFSINDLINILGTKTNITMVKATLTRLRITVKDLDEVDLVLLKTKFKLKNIYIVAQTVILPFGNISLAIKVEMNKIIGI; encoded by the coding sequence ATGCAAACTGAATATATTATTATTATTATTGTGGCAATGATTTTAATGTTGTTGTTTATTTTAATGATGATTTTTCGGAAAAAGATTTTTAATTTTCAAAAAATTCTTGTTCCAAAACAAGCACTTTCTTTTTCTATTAATGATTTAATTAATATTTTAGGAACAAAAACAAATATTACAATGGTTAAAGCAACCTTAACTCGGTTGCGAATAACAGTAAAAGATTTAGACGAAGTTGATTTGGTTTTGTTAAAAACTAAATTTAAATTAAAAAATATTTATATTGTTGCCCAAACTGTTATTTTGCCATTTGGCAATATCAGTTTAGCAATAAAAGTTGAAATGAATAAAATTATTGGAATATAA
- a CDS encoding ADP-ribosyltransferase, with protein MKQYIGSHYEPINEYLRKTNGKIYHDIEAIPAELKFTKNDLKKVNDKILKLDKSFQKAKTNKKLVVFRWVSGYQFSDHDLNLRDANNRINCDLFTQN; from the coding sequence TTGAAACAATATATCGGAAGTCATTATGAACCAATTAATGAATATTTACGAAAGACAAATGGAAAAATATATCATGATATTGAAGCTATTCCAGCTGAACTTAAATTTACAAAAAATGATTTAAAGAAAGTTAATGATAAAATTTTAAAATTAGATAAATCATTTCAAAAAGCAAAAACAAATAAAAAATTAGTTGTTTTTCGTTGGGTTAGTGGCTATCAATTTTCAGACCATGATCTTAATTTACGTGATGCAAATAATAGAATTAATTGTGATTTATTTACGCAAAACTAA
- a CDS encoding methylated-DNA--[protein]-cysteine S-methyltransferase, producing MKKKKQNILLIADQEGKTNLAMEQLTEYLMGKRTFFTLTFDFIGTLFQKKVWAEVAKIQYGTTTCYVDIVQKLDIRK from the coding sequence TTGAAGAAAAAGAAACAAAATATTTTATTAATTGCTGATCAAGAAGGAAAAACGAACCTTGCTATGGAGCAATTAACGGAATATTTAATGGGAAAACGAACATTTTTTACTTTAACGTTTGATTTCATTGGTACTTTGTTTCAAAAAAAGGTTTGAGCAGAAGTTGCTAAAATACAATATGGAACAACAACTTGTTATGTTGATATTGTACAAAAATTGGACATCCGCAAGTAA
- a CDS encoding methylated-DNA--[protein]-cysteine S-methyltransferase, with protein MRAVVTAIGNNAITILVPCHRVLGKNNALRGYRGGLEMKASLLQLENIW; from the coding sequence ATGCGAGCTGTGGTGACAGCAATTGGCAATAATGCCATCACAATTCTTGTTCCCTGTCATCGTGTTTTAGGCAAAAATAATGCTTTACGTGGCTATCGTGGTGGGTTAGAAATGAAAGCATCGTTATTACAATTAGAAAATATTTGATAA